ACCGGCCCAGCGCGTCCGGATCCGCCGAGTCGAACGCGACCGCATCAACCACCGGCAAGGGCAGCTCCGCCGCACCCACGTCCGGCGACGGCAGCTCCGTCGCACCGCCGTCCGGCGACGGCGGGTACGCCGCCTCGGCGTCGGGGTCCGGGGGCATTAGTCCTTGATCTCGCAGATGGCGGCGCCGGCTGAGACTGTGGCGCCTACCTCTGCGCTGAGGCCGGTGACGGTGCCGGACTTGTGGGCGTTCAGGGGCTGCTCCATCTTCATCGCCTCGAGGACCACGATCAGGTCGCCCTCGGCCACCGTCGCGCCTTCCTCGACCGCGATCTTGACGATCGTGCCCTGCATCGGCGACGTCAGCGAATCACCGGACGCGGCCGAGCTCTTCGTACCGCCCGCCCGCCGCGACGGCTTCTTCTTCGACCCGCCCGCAGCAGGAGCGGCGCCGATCGCACCGAGCCCGGCGGGAAGAACTACCTCGAGCCGCTTACCCCCGACCTCGACGGTCACCTTCTCGCGCTCGGTGTCGGGCGCTGCCTCGGCCGTCGGACCGTCGTACGGCGTGAGCTGGTTGTCGTACTCGGTCTCGATCCAGCGCGTGTGGACCTTGAACCCGTCCGTCCCGACGAACGCCGGATCGGAGACGACCGCGGCGTGGAACGGGATGACCGTCGGCATGCCCTCGACGACGAACTCCCGCAGCGCCCGGCGCGACCGCTCCAGCGCCTGCGTCCGGTCCCGCCCGGTGACGATCAGCTTCGCGACCAGCGAGTCGAACGCACCCGGCACGGTCTCGCCCTGGTCGTACCCGCCGTCGAGACGGACACCCGGACCCGACGGCGCATGCCAGCGCGTCAGCGTTCCCGGAGCGGGCAGGAACCCGCGACCGCCGTCCTCGGCGTTGATCCGGAACTCGATCGAGTGCCCCGAGACAACCGGGTCGTCGTACCCGAGCTCTTCGCCGTTGGCGATCCGGAACATCTCCCGGACCAGGTCGATGCCGGTGACCTCCTCGGAGACCGGGTGCTCGACCTGCAGCCGGGTGTTCACCTCGAGGAACGAGATCAGCCCGTCCTGCCCGACCAGGAACTCGCACGTCCCGGCGCCGACGTACCCGGCCTCGCGGAGGATCTTCTTCGACGACGAGTACAGCAGCTCCATCTGCTCGGGCGACAGGAACGGAGCCGGCGCCTCCTCGACGAGCTTCTGGTACCGGCGCTGCAGCGAGCAGTCCCGCGTCGACACCACGACAACGTTGCCGTGGGCATCGGCCAGGCACTGGGTCTCGACGTGCCGCGGCTTGTCCAGGTACCGCTCGACGAAGCACTCGCCGCGCCCGAAGGCGCTGACAGCCTCACGTGTCGCCGACTCGAACAGCTCCGGTACTTCCTCCAGCGTCCGCGCGACCTTCATCCCGCGCCCGCCGCCGCCGTACGCCGCCTTGATCGCGATCGGCAGCCCGTACTCCTGGGCGAACGCCACCACCTCATCAGCGTTCGCCACCGGATCCGGCGTACCGGGGACCTGCGGTGCGCCGACCTTCTCCGCGATGTGCCGCGCCTTGACCTTGTCGCCCAGCGAATCGATCGCCGACGGCGGCGGCCCGATCCAGATCAGCCCGGCGTCGATCACCGCCTGCGCGAAGTCGGCGTTCTCGGCCAGGAACCCGTAACCCGGATGTACGGCGTTCGCACCCGAGCGGGCCGCCACGTCCAGGATCTTGGCGATGTTCAGGTAGGAGTCGGCCGGTGTCGACCCGTCCAGCGCGTAGGCCTCGTCGGCGAGCCGGACGAACAGCGCGTCCCGGTCCTGGTCGGCGTACACGGCGACGCTGCCCAGCCCCGCGTCGGCGGCGGCGCGGACGACCCGGACGGCGATCTCGCCCCGGTTGGCGACGAGCACCTTGGTGATCTGCAAGCTGTCGGACACAGCGACTCCCTTCGGCTGGCCCGAGTCTAGGGTCAAGCAGCCGTCCTGCGGGGAGGGTGTTGCTCACACCACGATCACAGCACGGTGGGTTGCCCTTCGAAGAAGGTCTCGAGGACCACCACCGTCTGAGTGCTGGTCACTCCGTCCACCTGATGGAGAGCGCGCAGGGTCGCCTGCAGGCCCTCGGTGGTCGCCGTGCGGACCTTCACCAGGACCGAGGCCGGCCCGGCGATGATGTGCGCCTCCTCGACGGCGGGGATCTTCCGCAACGCCTCCAGGGTCGCCTCGTCGCCCATCCAGGCGCCCGACTCGAGCAGCACGAACGCCAGTACGCCGAGCCCGACCGCGGCCGGGTCGACGTCGATCGTCGTACGCCGGATCACGCCGGACGCCTTCAGTTTCCGGACCCGTTCGTGGGCGGATCCGGCCGAGAGCCCGACCGCCTGCCCGAGCGCGGCGTACGACTGCCCGGCGTCCTCCTGCAACGCAGCCAGTAACCCACGATCCACATCATCTACTGTCATATCGGTCACAAACCAAATCTCGTTCTGTATGAGCTGTCAGAGACAGGATAGCGTTCCGCGTATGACAATCACACTCAACGCCGCGCCGCGGCGGCTCCGGGCCGAACTCGTGGTGCTCGACGAGCGCTTCAGCAAGATCGCGGGCGACGAGTACCTCGAATGCCTGTACGACGGCGGCCGCTGGCTCGAAGGACCGGCGTACTCGCCGGCCTGGCGCTGCCTCGTCTTCAGCGACATCCCGAACGACCGGTTGCTCCGCTGGGACGAGCTCTCCGGTCAGGTCAGCGTGTTCCGCCAGCCGTCCGGCTACGTCAACGGCAACACCATCGACCGAGCCGGCCGCCTGATCAGTTGCTCGCAGGGCGATCGCCAGGTGCTGCGAACGGAGTACGACGGCAGCCGCACGGTCCTCGCCTCGCACCTCGGCAGTAGTGGGTCGAGACGGCGCCTGAACAGCCCGAACGACGTGGTCGAGCGCAGTGACGGGTCGATCTGGTTCACCGACCCGCCGTACGGGATCACCTCGAGCTACGAGGGGCATGCCGCCGAGCAGGAGATCGACGGCTGCCACGTCTACCGGATCGACCCCGACGGCACGCTGACCGTCGTCGCGGACGACTTCATCCGCCCGAACGGCCTCGCGTTCTCTCGCGACGAGAGCCAGTTGTACGTCGTCGACACCCCGGGCAAGCACATCCGCCGGTTCGACGTCGACGGCGACAAGCTCATCGGCGGCGAGGTGTTCGCGCCGTGCGAGGGCGGGATGTTCGACGGCATCCGGCTGGACAGCACCGGCCGGGTCTGGGCGGCGACGCACGAAGGCGTGCACTGCTTCGACCCGGACGGCACGCTGATCGGCAAGCTGCTGCTGCCGGACGTGGTGTCCAACCTGACCTTCGGCGGCCCGAAGGGCAACCGCCTGTTCATCACCGCGACCACCTCGGTGTGGTCCTGGCTCTCGACCGCTCAGCGGTAAATCCTGGCCACGCATATCCTTCGGTGCGAGAGATCCAAATCAGGAGGAGTCGTGATGACGGGAATTCTCGAGCCGTTGGCAGGAACCGCACCGGCCGTCTGGGAGAAGCTGGACGACCGGTTCGCCGGGATCCGCGGTGACAGCCATCTCGAACGGTTGTGGACCGGCGGCCGCTGGGTCGAGGGCCCGGTGTACTCCGCCGCCGGCCGGTACCTGCTCTGGAGCGACATCCCGAACGA
This Kribbella sp. NBC_00482 DNA region includes the following protein-coding sequences:
- a CDS encoding acetyl/propionyl/methylcrotonyl-CoA carboxylase subunit alpha, producing MSDSLQITKVLVANRGEIAVRVVRAAADAGLGSVAVYADQDRDALFVRLADEAYALDGSTPADSYLNIAKILDVAARSGANAVHPGYGFLAENADFAQAVIDAGLIWIGPPPSAIDSLGDKVKARHIAEKVGAPQVPGTPDPVANADEVVAFAQEYGLPIAIKAAYGGGGRGMKVARTLEEVPELFESATREAVSAFGRGECFVERYLDKPRHVETQCLADAHGNVVVVSTRDCSLQRRYQKLVEEAPAPFLSPEQMELLYSSSKKILREAGYVGAGTCEFLVGQDGLISFLEVNTRLQVEHPVSEEVTGIDLVREMFRIANGEELGYDDPVVSGHSIEFRINAEDGGRGFLPAPGTLTRWHAPSGPGVRLDGGYDQGETVPGAFDSLVAKLIVTGRDRTQALERSRRALREFVVEGMPTVIPFHAAVVSDPAFVGTDGFKVHTRWIETEYDNQLTPYDGPTAEAAPDTEREKVTVEVGGKRLEVVLPAGLGAIGAAPAAGGSKKKPSRRAGGTKSSAASGDSLTSPMQGTIVKIAVEEGATVAEGDLIVVLEAMKMEQPLNAHKSGTVTGLSAEVGATVSAGAAICEIKD
- a CDS encoding Lrp/AsnC family transcriptional regulator, whose translation is MDRGLLAALQEDAGQSYAALGQAVGLSAGSAHERVRKLKASGVIRRTTIDVDPAAVGLGVLAFVLLESGAWMGDEATLEALRKIPAVEEAHIIAGPASVLVKVRTATTEGLQATLRALHQVDGVTSTQTVVVLETFFEGQPTVL
- a CDS encoding SMP-30/gluconolactonase/LRE family protein: MTITLNAAPRRLRAELVVLDERFSKIAGDEYLECLYDGGRWLEGPAYSPAWRCLVFSDIPNDRLLRWDELSGQVSVFRQPSGYVNGNTIDRAGRLISCSQGDRQVLRTEYDGSRTVLASHLGSSGSRRRLNSPNDVVERSDGSIWFTDPPYGITSSYEGHAAEQEIDGCHVYRIDPDGTLTVVADDFIRPNGLAFSRDESQLYVVDTPGKHIRRFDVDGDKLIGGEVFAPCEGGMFDGIRLDSTGRVWAATHEGVHCFDPDGTLIGKLLLPDVVSNLTFGGPKGNRLFITATTSVWSWLSTAQR